A region from the Vespula pensylvanica isolate Volc-1 chromosome 9, ASM1446617v1, whole genome shotgun sequence genome encodes:
- the LOC122631852 gene encoding uncharacterized protein LOC122631852 isoform X2: MYNKAIALRTTIPQSSIAICYIICIESLYLQIGTKFLRNFVNRYRGPTAFDRLELASYLARLSSILMIEKKEKLAKSIILQSLRLGFENSGNFLKQAKIYLATVKVLRRAANFNLIKRLENLMIEIITKEIHWFCPEDVMFISDIFMAMYEIRALRGEFEKAIEFGKKILKIACTIKFIHVKLALLPSFIEIMVWTKHISEAIDLINELYYISDEDIDSSAITWYYALSLELLLEAGIFLESYESCFQYAKTIVGLGMLSPSANSLYKFKESE, translated from the exons ATGTATAACAAAGCAATAGCGTTGCGAACTACCATACCACAATCATCAATAGCTATTTGTTACATAATCTGTATAGAAAgcttatatttacaaataggaacaaaatttttacgaaattttgtTAATCGTTATCGAGGACCTACAGCTTTTGATAGGTTGGAATTGGCATCTTATCTTGCACGACTTTCTTCGATTCTTATG atagagaaaaaagaaaaacttgcgAAGTCGATCATTTTACAAAGTCTCAGATTAGGATTCGAAAATTCaggtaattttttaaaacaggCCAAGATTTATTTGGCTACTGTAAAAGTTCTTCGACGTGCAGCTAACTTCAACCTTATCAAACGCCTCGAGAATCTCATGATAGagataataacaaaagaaatacattGGTTCTGCCCTGAAGACGTAATGTTTATATCGGATATATTTATGGCGATGTACGAAATCAG AGCTTTGAGAGGTGAATTTGAAAAGGCCATAGAATttggtaaaaaaatattgaaaatagcatgtacgataaaatttatccATGTGAAACTTGCCTTGTTGCCATCTTTTATAGAAATCATG GTATGGACGAAACATATCAGCGAAGCAATTGATCTTATCAACGAACTCTATTACATCTCAGACGAGGACATTGACAGTTCAGCGATTACTTGGTATTATGCTCTTTCCTTGGAATTACTCTTAGAAGCTGGAATATTTTTGGAATCTTACGAATCCTGTTTCCAGTATGCCAAAACAATCGTCG GGCTTGGAATGCTATCTCCTAGTGCTAATTCGttgtataaatttaaagaaagcGAGTGA
- the LOC122631852 gene encoding uncharacterized protein LOC122631852 isoform X3: protein MYNKAIALRTTIPQSSIAICYIICIESLYLQIGTKFLRNFVNRYRGPTAFDRLELASYLARLSSILMIEKKEKLAKSIILQSLRLGFENSGNFLKQAKIYLATVKVLRRAANFNLIKRLENLMIEIITKEIHWFCPEDVMFISDIFMAMYEIRALRGEFEKAIEFGKKILKIACTIKFIHVKLALLPSFIEIMVWTKHISEAIDLINELYYISDEDIDSSAITWYYALSLELLLEAGIFLESYESCFQYAKTIVGDTTLTKVLK from the exons ATGTATAACAAAGCAATAGCGTTGCGAACTACCATACCACAATCATCAATAGCTATTTGTTACATAATCTGTATAGAAAgcttatatttacaaataggaacaaaatttttacgaaattttgtTAATCGTTATCGAGGACCTACAGCTTTTGATAGGTTGGAATTGGCATCTTATCTTGCACGACTTTCTTCGATTCTTATG atagagaaaaaagaaaaacttgcgAAGTCGATCATTTTACAAAGTCTCAGATTAGGATTCGAAAATTCaggtaattttttaaaacaggCCAAGATTTATTTGGCTACTGTAAAAGTTCTTCGACGTGCAGCTAACTTCAACCTTATCAAACGCCTCGAGAATCTCATGATAGagataataacaaaagaaatacattGGTTCTGCCCTGAAGACGTAATGTTTATATCGGATATATTTATGGCGATGTACGAAATCAG AGCTTTGAGAGGTGAATTTGAAAAGGCCATAGAATttggtaaaaaaatattgaaaatagcatgtacgataaaatttatccATGTGAAACTTGCCTTGTTGCCATCTTTTATAGAAATCATG GTATGGACGAAACATATCAGCGAAGCAATTGATCTTATCAACGAACTCTATTACATCTCAGACGAGGACATTGACAGTTCAGCGATTACTTGGTATTATGCTCTTTCCTTGGAATTACTCTTAGAAGCTGGAATATTTTTGGAATCTTACGAATCCTGTTTCCAGTATGCCAAAACAATCGTCG GGGATACAACATTGACGAAAGTTTTGAAATAA
- the LOC122631852 gene encoding uncharacterized protein LOC122631852 isoform X1, with the protein MYNKAIALRTTIPQSSIAICYIICIESLYLQIGTKFLRNFVNRYRGPTAFDRLELASYLARLSSILMIEKKEKLAKSIILQSLRLGFENSGNFLKQAKIYLATVKVLRRAANFNLIKRLENLMIEIITKEIHWFCPEDVMFISDIFMAMYEIRALRGEFEKAIEFGKKILKIACTIKFIHVKLALLPSFIEIMVWTKHISEAIDLINELYYISDEDIDSSAITWYYALSLELLLEAGIFLESYESCFQYAKTIVACNTKACVSRDPICLTRLLSGLWIWQLRMGYNIDESFEITIDTYTTQVEHDNFSAIVSCSQVIHSNQYH; encoded by the exons ATGTATAACAAAGCAATAGCGTTGCGAACTACCATACCACAATCATCAATAGCTATTTGTTACATAATCTGTATAGAAAgcttatatttacaaataggaacaaaatttttacgaaattttgtTAATCGTTATCGAGGACCTACAGCTTTTGATAGGTTGGAATTGGCATCTTATCTTGCACGACTTTCTTCGATTCTTATG atagagaaaaaagaaaaacttgcgAAGTCGATCATTTTACAAAGTCTCAGATTAGGATTCGAAAATTCaggtaattttttaaaacaggCCAAGATTTATTTGGCTACTGTAAAAGTTCTTCGACGTGCAGCTAACTTCAACCTTATCAAACGCCTCGAGAATCTCATGATAGagataataacaaaagaaatacattGGTTCTGCCCTGAAGACGTAATGTTTATATCGGATATATTTATGGCGATGTACGAAATCAG AGCTTTGAGAGGTGAATTTGAAAAGGCCATAGAATttggtaaaaaaatattgaaaatagcatgtacgataaaatttatccATGTGAAACTTGCCTTGTTGCCATCTTTTATAGAAATCATG GTATGGACGAAACATATCAGCGAAGCAATTGATCTTATCAACGAACTCTATTACATCTCAGACGAGGACATTGACAGTTCAGCGATTACTTGGTATTATGCTCTTTCCTTGGAATTACTCTTAGAAGCTGGAATATTTTTGGAATCTTACGAATCCTGTTTCCAGTATGCCAAAACAATCGTCG cTTGCAATACGAAAGCTTGCGTTTCTCGCGATCCAATCTGCCTTACTCGACTTCTTAGCGGTTTATGGATTTGGCAATTGCGAAT GGGATACAACATTGACGAAAGTTTTGAAATAACTATAGATACTTATACGACTCAAGTTGAACATGATAATTTTTCTGCAATTGTCTCTTGCAGCCAAGTAATCCATTCGAATCAGTATCATTAA
- the LOC122631856 gene encoding uncharacterized protein LOC122631856 codes for MDRNYSGILIMGDERSGKSRLLDAYVSIAKNRQINVIQLPLHYSYSEKEFTVIYYIILLILNAEDCKCIKDRERILKKKLSSFLPSNEFCYLNTLMKVSFPLSNEYCAADHSQRYVKMREIFNLILNQVCDAYN; via the exons ATGGATAGAAATTATTCTGGAATATTGATAATG ggTGATGAAAGATCTGGTAAATCTAGACTGCTCGATGCTTACGTCAGCATTGCTAAAAATAGACAAATAAATGTTATCCAACTTCCTCTGCACTATTCTTATTCAGAAAAGGAATTCACagtgatttattatattattttactg ATACTAAATGCAGAAGATTGCAAGTGCATTAAAGATCGCgaaagaatattgaaaaagaaattgagttCGTTTCTACCCTCGAATGAATTTTGTTACTTAAATACTCTAATGAAagtttcctttcctctttcgaaTGAGTATTGTGCAGCTGATCATTCGCAACGTTATGTcaaaatgagagaaattttCAACCTTATTTTAAATCAAGTATGTGACgcttacaattaa